Proteins encoded by one window of Electrophorus electricus isolate fEleEle1 chromosome 17, fEleEle1.pri, whole genome shotgun sequence:
- the parm1 gene encoding prostate androgen-regulated mucin-like protein 1 homolog isoform X2, translated as MLRRFCPAYSIDTTTLPSTTTKTSTQDNFTNNSSTITALVTTNQSTAFSTSDYRNQTLAAALTVTNSTPHLRTIVPTVATPAITFTSAISAHSSQTTEYNTLNNATNGTALVSSTSTPQLSTRVKNATKEMVVSFSSSFDTKNKTFATKLQVSSTILVTTTKLVTPSSAEKPFPITENDTLKKSDSDNLPKALSSASVVAIVIGFIALVVLLGGAYHFKIRRPSYGRLLDDTEYRSGGNFLNPVFEG; from the exons ATGTTACGTAGATTTTGTCCTGCTTATTCCATTGACACGACAACGTTgccatcaacaacaacaaaaacatcaacgCAAGATAACTTTACTAACAACTCGTCTACAATAACTGCACTGGTGACAACAAATCAATCTACAGCTTTCTCCACATCTGACTACAGGAACCAAACATTAGCGGCTGCATTAACTGTTACAAATTCCACTCCACATTTGAGGACAATCGTGCCAACGGTAGCAACCCCTGCAATTACCTTTACCAGTGCCATTTCCGCTCACAGTTCGCAGACTACGGAATATAACACCTTAAATAATGCAACCAATGGGACAGCTCTCGTCTCCAGCACGTCAACACCACAGTTAAGCACAAGGGTTAAAAACGCAACTAAGGAAATGGTCGTCAGCTTTTCATCAAGTTTTgatactaaaaacaaaacatttgcaacaAAACTTCAGGTGTCCTCAACAATTCTTGTGACAACAACTAAATTGGTGACACCATCATCAGCGGAAAAGCCATTTCCTATCACCGAAAACGACACACTTAAAAAGTCTGACAGCGATAACCTTCCTAAGGCCCTGAGCTCAG CAAGTGTCGTTGCCATAGTTATCGGATTCATTGCCCTTGTAGTTTTATTGGGGGGAGCATATCATTTCAAAATAAG GCGCCCTTCCTATGGCCGTCTGCTGGATGACACGGAGTACAGATCAGGGGGCAATTTCCTCAATCCTGTGTTCGAGGGCTAG
- the parm1 gene encoding prostate androgen-regulated mucin-like protein 1 homolog isoform X1, giving the protein MTVSHPAVSFSFLLLAGLMLRRFCPAYSIDTTTLPSTTTKTSTQDNFTNNSSTITALVTTNQSTAFSTSDYRNQTLAAALTVTNSTPHLRTIVPTVATPAITFTSAISAHSSQTTEYNTLNNATNGTALVSSTSTPQLSTRVKNATKEMVVSFSSSFDTKNKTFATKLQVSSTILVTTTKLVTPSSAEKPFPITENDTLKKSDSDNLPKALSSASVVAIVIGFIALVVLLGGAYHFKIRRPSYGRLLDDTEYRSGGNFLNPVFEG; this is encoded by the exons atgacaGTTTCTCATCCAGCGGTGAGCTTCTCGTTTCTTCTGTTGGCAG GTTTGATGTTACGTAGATTTTGTCCTGCTTATTCCATTGACACGACAACGTTgccatcaacaacaacaaaaacatcaacgCAAGATAACTTTACTAACAACTCGTCTACAATAACTGCACTGGTGACAACAAATCAATCTACAGCTTTCTCCACATCTGACTACAGGAACCAAACATTAGCGGCTGCATTAACTGTTACAAATTCCACTCCACATTTGAGGACAATCGTGCCAACGGTAGCAACCCCTGCAATTACCTTTACCAGTGCCATTTCCGCTCACAGTTCGCAGACTACGGAATATAACACCTTAAATAATGCAACCAATGGGACAGCTCTCGTCTCCAGCACGTCAACACCACAGTTAAGCACAAGGGTTAAAAACGCAACTAAGGAAATGGTCGTCAGCTTTTCATCAAGTTTTgatactaaaaacaaaacatttgcaacaAAACTTCAGGTGTCCTCAACAATTCTTGTGACAACAACTAAATTGGTGACACCATCATCAGCGGAAAAGCCATTTCCTATCACCGAAAACGACACACTTAAAAAGTCTGACAGCGATAACCTTCCTAAGGCCCTGAGCTCAG CAAGTGTCGTTGCCATAGTTATCGGATTCATTGCCCTTGTAGTTTTATTGGGGGGAGCATATCATTTCAAAATAAG GCGCCCTTCCTATGGCCGTCTGCTGGATGACACGGAGTACAGATCAGGGGGCAATTTCCTCAATCCTGTGTTCGAGGGCTAG